The Tardibacter chloracetimidivorans region GATCAAGGGTGCGACGCTGATCGGCGACGGGCCGGAAGTGCTGAAAAAGGTCACGGCCATCGGCAACGACATGGCGCTGGATGAAGGCGTGGGGATTTGCGGCAAGGGTGGCCAGTCCGTTCCCGCCGGCGTTGGCCAGCCGACGCTTCTGATCGAAGGGCTGACGGTGGGCGGCACCGCCGCCTGACGCCTGGACTATCGGTAAATCCAACGATCGTACCAAAGGTCCTGCCGCTGGTCGCCGCAACGCGCCTGCCATGTTTCTTTCGACACCGAACGCCGCCAATCCATGCTTGCGCAACTGGGGCTCGCGCCGAACGTCCGGTCCAGGCCGATGGAGACACGGCCGATCGACCTTTCCTCCGCGCTGTCCTGCCCGGCCAGCGACGCCGCCGAATCCATCCGGTGGACCCGGACGCCGTTTTCCACGCGCGTTTCAGCCGCAAGGGGGTTAACTGCAACGACGAGAAGCGGCAGGAAGAGGAGCCGGATGCGCATGACACAGGTTCTTTCGCAACGACCGGGACTCGTCGACATCCCGGCCCGGAACTGCAAAGATCGGCCCCGGAGCGAGCTTTGGCAAGACGTTTGACAAGGGCAGGGCAATGACGATCGCGCTTGCGCTGGGCGGCGGCGCCGCGCTGGGCTGGGCGCATATCGGCGTGCTGAGGGCGCTTCATCGTCATGGCGTGCCGATCGGCGCGGTTGCCGGAACCTCGATCGGCGCGCTCGCGGCTGTCTGCCAGGCGGCCGACCGTCTGGACGTGCTGGAAGATATCGCGCGATCGGCAAGGCTGCGGACCGTGCTGCGCTATCTGGACCCCCATTTCCGTAGGGGCGCGATGCTTGGGGGCCGCACAATCGCCCGGCAGCTGGACCGCCATCTGGGCCACGCCAGCTTTGAACAACTGGCGCTGCCCTGCGCGGTGGTGGCCGCCGATCTGGTGACCGGCGACGCCGTGGTGCTCAACACCGGCAATGTCGCGGAGGCTGTCAGGGCGTCCATGGCGCTTCCCGGCATCTTTCACCCGGTCATCCGCGACGGCCGGGTGCTGGTGGATGGGGGTGTCATCATGCCGGTGCCGGTGGAAGCGGTGCGGTCGCTCGCGCCACGACTGCCGGTGGTCGCGATCAATCTCCAGAACGATTATGCGCGCCGTGCGCTCGCCGTCGGTCTCAGGATGGACCCGAAGCCCGCGCTCACTTCGCTCAGCGTGCTCCGATCGGCGACCGGCCTGATGCTGTCGCGCCTTGCCCGCCAGTCGCTTGCGCTGCATCCGCCCGAGCTGGAGCTGCCCTTGCAGGTCGGGCATATCGATGTGCGCCATTTCACCCGCGCCAACGAACTTATCGAGATCGGCAGCCATGCGATCGACGAGGCGATGCCCGCCATCCGCGCGCTTTCCGAAGCCTCGGACTGACACACACGGCGGACAGGGCTTGCGCCTGAGGCGAGTCGCCCAAGTAACGTTTATGGAAAATGGCGGAATCGAGCGAAATTATGAATCCCGCTCGATCTGTGCAACTATCCGCCCCATTCCGAGACGAGTGGTTAACGAGGTGCTGCCTCAGGCAACCAAGGAGACCGCAATGGCTTCTTACCAGCTTTACCGTCGTGATCTGATCACCGGGCATTTCGATCGCATTACACAACTGGACTGCGGGGACGACATAGAGGCGATCAGCCTCGCACGACCCCTTGTGAGCAAGCAGGGGATGGAACTTCGCAACGACGGCCGCTTTGTCTGGCGCTACGGCGTGGATCGCGACCATCAGGGCGGGTCGGCTGCCGCGCAGCCCCAGAATCGACCCTAGAGCAACCCTTCGAATCCAGGGTCACGAACCCCCAGCAGGCGGCGCGCGGCGTGTCGCGCAAAGCGCAACTGTTCCGTCTTGCGCCGGGATGCATTCAACGGATTGACGGCTGCCTCGCGGATGATGGCGGCGCCATAGCGATCGGCAACGATGATCCCGGTGCGGGCGGGCAGGAAGCAGTCCTGCTCCAAATCGTCGATACGGAAACCGGCGGGGACCGCCCAGAAATAGCGGTCGCAATAATCTAGATATTCCGGCCATTTGAGATCGCCGCGCAGGTCGGCGATGGAAACCTTAATCTCGACCAGAGTGACTCCGCCATCCGGGCCGAGCGCAACGACATCCGCGCGACGGCCGTTGCCGAGCGGCACCTCGCACATCGACATCAAATCCTGGTGGAACAGCAGCCGACAGACGCCGCGCGCCACATCGCCTGCAACGAGCGGCGCATCGGACAGATCCTGGCGATGGGCGGCATTCATCCGCCTCATCTACCAGAACGAAGTGGGAACAGAAACCCCTTCGGAAATCAGCGGTAGAAAATGTGCGCGCCGACCTGGCTCACCTTTACGCGGCTCTGGCGCCAGCTTGGCGCAACGTAGTTCGCGTGGAAAAAGAGCGCGTCGGGAGCGATTTCCTGCCAGCGCTCCTCACGGGCGATGCTGGCGATCGCCACCGCAGTGCGCCAGTTCTTCGACTGCGTCCGCACAGCAGCGGTCTTTGAATAGGAGAACTGCCTGGGCTGGTGGACCACGCCGCAGATCGTGTCGGCGAACCGGCGCGATTCCATGCGATTGAGGATCACCTGCGCGACGGCAAGCTGACCTTCGAGCGGTTCGCCCTTGGATTCGAAATAGACCGCCGTGGCCAGGCAGCGCAGTTCGGAATCGAGGTCGGTCGAGACCGGCGTGGCGGCGACCAGTTCCTTCAGCGAAGCGCCGGAGAAATCGTTCGGCTGCTCGAACTCTTCATCGAGCTGAGAGGAGAAATCATAGGCCAGTTGAGCGTCCACAGCCTGGGTGGGCATCGGCTGGCTGCCGTCGAGCTTGAATGCGTAGCTTTGATCTGGCTGAGGCGCTGCCGGAACCGCTATAGCAACGGTTTCCCCCGGAAGGGCGTTTGACGCGGCAACAAGCGCCATGCCAGCTAGCGCCACGAAAGCGGCGCGCAAGCCTACGAACATTCATAACTCCATCTAGTGCGCGACGCTGGCAAACACTGGGCGAATGAACGTGGCCCGAACCTAACTTCACGACTTATCGCAGGGGCGGAAAACAAACCTCGCCTGCCTGCGACCTACACAACGTGCGAGGCCTTTCGTCGCACTGCACAACGAAGTCAATCTTTCATAAACGGTTCATCGATGAAACGTTCCGGGTGAGCGACGTCCAGTTCAACCACCCACAGGTCGGGATCGATACGCCGCCGCCGCTCAATAAAGCTTGCGACGGCACCATGGTCCTCGCCCGGATCGCCCCCCGTCCGGCCCCATCTATATGCCCCGTTCTGATCGAGCGTGCGCTCGAAAAACCGCTGGTTTCGGCCTCTTTCGCACAGGATGAGCAATATCGCGCCGCCCGTGGCGTCTCCCTTGGAAAGAACCGTCGCATGACCGCCTTCCGAATTGACCCGCCTGATCAGGGCGGATACCCGGATCGCCGTCGTCAGCCGGGCGTCGGTCACCCGGCCGCGCCATAGCCCGGCAATGACGACAAGGATATGCGCGACCGCATGAAGGTGCCGGTGCCGCGCGCAACCTCCTCGCCGCTTGCATCGACGATATGCGCATCAGCCACCAGCACGCGGCGGCGGCCGCTGATCCACCTGCCTTCGGCGCGCGCCTTGCCGGCCTTCATCGGGCGGGTGAGCAGCAGGTTGAACGCGGTCGTCAGCAGGAACATGTCGGTGATCATGCTGTTGGCGGCATAGAAGGCCGCATCGTCCAGCATCTTGAAATAGATCGTGCCATGGGCTGCGCCGGCTGCGTGGTACAAGCCTTCTTCCACCTCGAAATCGATGACCGAGCACCCGCTTTCGGGAATGCGGAGCCGTGACTGGAACAGCTCATTGACGGGTGCCGCCGCATAGAGCGATTCCAGCGCCCGGTGATGCGCCTGAGCGCCAGCGTCAGACGGCATGGTCGCTGTTTCCCTGTTCCGGCTCGTCAACCGAGCGCGCCTTTTCGCCACTCTCCAGCTTGATCGGCGGACCGAACAGCGCCACCCCCAGCCGGTTTCCCGTCCGGTGCGCCACAACGCCCGCGCGCCGCCCCAGCAGCATCGTCTCCACCATGACGGGGGTGCCGGGCTTCAGAACGGGTGCGCCGGTGAGGCAAATGCCGCTGGTCCCGATTTCCACGAGCCGGCAGCGGAACCGCCGCCGCATGAACAGCAGATAGGCTGGATAGAGCACGGAGCGGCGCGGCGTTTCGCGGCGCTCCAGCAACCTGACGGAACGCTTACGCGGCATCCCGCGCTTGATAGGTGCTGATCAGGGCATAGATGGCGTCGGGAGATCCGGCCCCCCTGAGCTTGGCGAGGAACTCCCGGTCGCGGAGCGCGCGGCTGACCCGTGCAAGCGCCTTCAGATGATCGGTGCCCGCGTCGCGGGGCGACAGCAGCAACACCACTATGTCCACGGGCATGTCGTCGATCGCACCATAATCGACAGGCGCCGGGAGCACGGCAAGGAACGCCCGCACCGAATCGAGCGCTTCCAGCTTGCCGTGCGGAATCGCGACCCCGCCGCCAAAGCCGGTCGAGCCCAGGCGTTCCCGCTCCGCAAGCACTTCGACGATCGTCTCGGCATTGCAGCCGGCGATCGGCGCGAAACGCTCCGCCAGATCGCGAAACAGTTGCTTCTTGTTCCGGGACATAAGGTCGGTGGCGATCGACTGCGGGCCAAGCAGATCATGCAACAGGGTGGTCATCGACTGTATCTCATCCTGCCCGGCATCTGATTCGGGCTTCGCCGACGCCGCTTAACGACCGTGGCCCAATTGTTCCAACCTATTTGTTACCCCGCCGGTACACGCTGCGGTTCGACCCAGCCGATATTCCCGTCCTCGCGCCGATAGACCATGTTGAACGAGCCGGTCCCCGAGTTGCGGAACAGAAGTGCGGTGGTGTTGCGCAAATCCAGCATCATCACCGCATCGGATACGCTGGCTTCGGGAATATCGACCCTTGTTTCCGCAACGACCAGCGGATTGTCGGCGGAAGGCTCCTCCTCATCGGCCTTAAAGACGGTATAGGCGGCGTCGAGATCATCAACCACATGCCCGTTCGCGCCGGATGTTTTCCGGTCTTTCAGGCGGCGCGTATAGCGCCTCAGCTGCTTGTCGACCCGCTCGGCGGCCCTGTCGAATGCGAGATTCGCCTCCTGCCCGCTGCCCGAGCCCTTCAGCACCACGCCCTGCATCACATGCGCCACAATGTCGCAGACGAAGCCGGCATCGTGCGGGCCCTTGGCCAGCGTGACCTGCGCGCTGATCGCCCGTGAGAAATATTTCTCCGCTAATCCGTTCAACCGGCCTTGGACATGGCTCTTGAACGCGGCGCCGACCTCGACCTGGTGACCGGAAACGCGAATATCCATATCTTCCTCCGTTCAATGAATGTCTGAATCGTACCACCATGCACGGCACTAGGCCTCTTGCCAGAGCGGATCGGTCAACCGGGCGACAAAAGCCGCATGGCGCTCCAGCTCCAGCGGGTCGGCGGCATGGAGCCTTGCCGGTCGCACGGGGCGTTGGACGATGATCGGACCGGAACGCGCCTGCGCGGCCACCTCGGGCTGTGCGCAGCTCGCCTGCGTGAGATCGAGGCCGATCTGTCGCCCGCCGGTAAGCTCGATATAGACCTGTGCAAGAAGCTGGGCGTCAAGCAAAGCGCCATGTTTGATGCGGTGCGTACGATCGATGCCATATCGGGTACACAATGCATCAAGCGAATGCTTCGATCCCGGATGACGCGACCGGGCGAGCGCCAGCGTGTCGACAGCCCGGGCATTGCCCAGGACGGCCCTGCCGCACCGGCCAAGCTCGTGATCGAGAAAGCCCATGTCGAACTGCGCATTGTGCGCGACCAGGATCGAATCCCCGATGAACTCCAAAATCTGGTCCACCAGTTCCGAAAACAGCGGTTTGTCCGACAGGAACTGCGCCGAAAGCCCGTGGATGGCCTGGGCTTCGGGCGGCATCGACCTTTCCGGATTGAAATAGGCGTGCCAGACGCGCCCCGTTTCGACCCGGCCCACCATCTCCACCAGCCCGATCTCTACCAGGCGGTGACCTGATCCCGGGTCAATGCCGGTTGTTTCGGTATCAAAGACGATTTCGCGTGCTGGTGTGCGTGTCGCGTCGATCAACATGTCAGACGTGCATTTCCCGCCGGACCCGGCCCTTGAGTCTGGAACCCCGATTATAGGCCTAGAAAGCCGAGTCTTTCTAGCCGGAAAGCGCCCTCACAAGCGCCTTTACTTCAGCAAAGGTGCGCGCCTTGCCGCCGCCTGTCGGGATGACCACGTCGGCGCGTCGCCGCTTTTCGGCATCCGGCATCTGTTTTGCGAGGATGGCGGCGAACTTCTCCGGCGGCATGTTCGGCCGCGCCAGCACACGCGCGCGCTGCACATGAGGCGGAGCGGACACCACCGCAACCAGATCGACACCCCCTTCCCCGCCCGTTTCGAACAGCAAAGGCACGTCCACCACCACCAGCGGACGAAACCTGTGTCGCCGCAGAAACATCTGGCGAGCGCGATAGACGGCCGGATGCACCAGCGCTTCCAGCCGCTTCAGTTCTACGTCGTTACCGAGCACCCACTTGCCGAGCGCCTGCCTGTCGACGCCGCCCGGACCGGTGGTGCCGGGAAAGGCGGCTTCGATCCTGGCCACAAGCTCGCCGCCCGGACCCTGCAGGCGATGCACTTCAGCGTCAGCGTCGAAGACGGGCACGCCCAGTCGCCGAAACATATTCGCGACCGTCGACTTGCCCATGCCGATCGATCCGGTGAGGCCGATGACGATCATTGCCGGGCAAGCCTTTGATGCACCTCGTCGACCAGCGGCTGGGGAACGGGAACGCCGAAGAACTTCTGAAAGGCCCCCGCCGCCTGAGCGACCAGCATCTGCAAGCCGTCGACAGCCTCGAAGCCGAGGCTGCGCGATTGGCGGAGAAGCGGGGTTTCGAGCGGCGCATATACCATGTCGAATATAATGGCGTTGCGGTTCATCGCAGCCGGGGAAAGCGCGAGCGGCGGCTTTCCGGTCATCCCGAGCGGGCTTGCGTTGAGCAGTACGTCCATACCCTCCAGCGAGGCGTCGGCGATCGACTTAACGGTTCCCGGTATTCCCATTGCTTCCAGCAGGGCTCGGGCCTGTTCGTCCCGTCTGGCGAGAACGGTGAAGGCCGCGCCCGGACACAGGCGGCTTAAGCCCCAGAGCGCCGCGCGCGCAGCGCCGCCTGCGCCGACAATCGCAATGCGAAGCGCTCGGCGCTGTGCAGCCTCCCGCCGCGCAAGGCTGCGTGCAAGCGGACCGGTGACGCCTTCGACATCGGTGTTAAAGCCGGTCATCGCCCCCGTCAGCGGATCGTGCGCGATGGTGTTGATGGCCCCGAAATCGCCCTCGCCCGGTCCAAGCCCGCCCGCTCCCTCGGTCACGATCAGGCGATAGGCCGTTTCCTTATGCGGGATGGTGATGTTGCAGCCCCGCCATGACGGATCGGCCCGGCGTTCGGAAAGATACGCCCCCACCTTTCCGGCCTCGACGCGGCAGGTCCGGTATTCGGCATCGATTCCAAGCTCGCCGAGCCAGAAATTGTGGATAAAGGGCGATCGGGAGTGCGCGACCGGATCGCCGATGACCTCGGCATAGGCCTTCATGACGTCAACTCCCCGCGAACGCGCAGGAAATCGAGCACCGGCAAAAGCGGCAATCCCAATATCGTGAAATGATCGCCACGAATGCGGGAGAAAAGCTGCGCGCCCATCGCCTCCAGCCGATAGCCGCCGACGCAACCCGAGATGGCCGGCCATTCATGGTCGAGATAGGCCTTGAGGAAGGAATCGGAAAAATTCCGCACCGTCAGACGCGCTTCGTCCACCGCACGCCAGATCGGCTGCCCGCCAAGCGCGATGACCGCCGACGAAATGAGGACATGGTCTTTTCCCCGAAGCGACCTCAACTGGTCTGCCGCTTCCTCCCTCGATCCGGGCTTGTCGAGCAGGCCGCCATCTTCCGCCGCAAGTATCTGATCCGCGCCAAGCACAAGTGCCTCGGGTCGCCGCTGCGACACCTTCACCGCCTTCAGTTCGGCGAGCCCGTCGGCAATGTCGCGCGGCTGAAGCCCCCGTTCCTTGAACGCCTGCTTGGCCGAATCCTCGTCGACCTGCGCCACCATGACGTCATGCGCAACGCCAGCGGCGGTGAGCAGCGCCGTTCTCGCAGCGCTTCCGGATGCAAGCACCAGCATCAGCCCCTGCTTTCCTGCTGCTCGCGCCAATCCAGAAGAAGGTTCATGATGGCAGCCGCCGTCTCCTCGATCGAGCGCCGGGTCACGTCGATCACCGGCCAGCCATTGTCGGCAAACAACCGCCTTGCGAAAGCGAGTTCGGCCGTCACCTTTTCCGGATCGACATATGCGGTCTCCGGCGCCTGCTTCAGCGCCAGAAGACGGTTCCGGCGCACCTGGACCAGCCGGTCCGGGCTGGTGGTCAGGCCCACGATCAGGGGATGGGAGAGGTTGAACAATATGGCGGGCGGCGGCGATTCCGGCACCAGCGGGATATTTGCGACCTTGTAACCCCGATTTGCGAGATAGATCGACGTCGGAGTCTTGGATGATCGCGAGACGCCGGCAAGAACGATGTCGGCTTCTTCCCATTCCTCCCACAGCGCACCGTCATCATGCGCGATGGTGTAGTGGATCGCTTCCACCCGCTCGAAATAGGCGGCGTCCATCTTGTGCTGTCCGCCCGGCCGGTTCTGAGCCTCCTGACCCAAAAGCTGGGACAATGCATCCAGCACCGGATCGAGCGCCGAAACCAGCGGCAGACCCATTGCGTGCGCCCGATTCTCCAGCTTGCGGCGCACATCGCCATTGACCAGCGTATAGACGATAAGGCCGGGACGTTCGGCGATTTCGCGCATTACCCGGTCGAGATGGCCGACCGACCGAACCATCGGCCAGTAATGCTTGATCGCCTCGACATCCTGAAACTGCGCGAGGCACGCCTTGGCGACCGACTCCAGCGTTTCGCCGGTCGAATCCGACACGAGGTGGACATGAAGCCTGATCATGAGCTGACTTGACGTCCCCTGTGGAAAACCATCCGGATAGCGCTAGCGGAAAGCAGGGGACGGCATCAAGCGGGCGATTCACCCCGAGGCATCCGGAATCGGCCCGGATACTTGTCCACATGGGGACGGGAAAACGAGGCTGCTGTGAATCATGTGGATGGATTTTGCGACTCGGCAAGGCGGGTGGGACGCGATCCGAGTCAATCTGTTGGCAATCCCGGGCCTGGCGATTAAACCCCGCCTTCTGCCCCTCCAACAACTATCATCATCCTTTTATTAGAAAGACTCTTATGAAGATGAGTTGTGCCCTCCATGCCCGGTGAAGGCCGTCCGCTGCTTGCCGTGCTGAGGGGCGAACGGCTCGATCCGCCACCCATATGGATGATGCGGCAGGCGGGCCGCTATTTACCGGAATATCGCGCGCTGAGGGCGGAGAAGGGCGGATTTCTGGAGCTTGTGCACGACAGCGCCGCCGCTGCCGAGGTGACGCTTCAACCGCTCGGACGTTTTGCCTTTGACGGCGCCATCCTGTTTTCCGACATATTGGTGATCCCCCATGCGCTTGGGCAGGAGCTGAGCTTCGGGCCGGGCGAGGGACCCCGGCTTTCGCCGCCACTGACCGGCGTCGGTATCGAGAGTCTCGTGCCGCGTCCGGAACGTCTCGATCCGATCATCGAGACCGTGCGCCGGGTGGCGGGCGCCCTGCCGCCACAGGTCACCTTTTTGGGCTTTGCCGGCAGTCCCTGGACGATTGCGACCTATATGGTCACCGGCCACGGGAGCCGCGACCATGCCGATGCCCGCAGGCTGGCTTATCGCGATCCGGCCGGCTTTCAGCAACTGATCGACCGGATCGTCGAGGCGACCGTCGCCTATCTGTCGAGCCAGATCGAGGCGGGGGTTCATGCGGTGCAGTTGTTCGACAGCTGGGCCGGCAGCCTGGCGCCCGCCCAGTTCGAAAAATGGGTGATCGCTCCGACGGCCGAAATCGTCGCCCGGCTGAAGGCGCTTCATCCGGATACCCCGATCATCGGCTTTCCAAAGGGCGCAGGCGCAAAGCTTGCAGCCTATGCGCGGGAGACCAGCGTCGACGCGTTGGGGCTGGATGAAACCATAGACCCCATTTGGGCACACGCGACATTGCCCGAAGGCTTGCCGGTGCAGGGCAATCTCGATCCGCTTGTCCTGAACGCGGGCGGAGCGGCGCTGGACGAGGCTGTCCGTCACGTCATGCATGCGCTTGCCGGAAGGCCGCACATCTTCAACCTGGGACATGGCATATTGCCGGACACGCCGATCGCTCATGTCGAGCGGATGCTGGAACTGGTGCGGGGAGGCGCAAGATGATCGGATGGCTTGGTGAAACCTATCTCTGGGTCAAGGCCGCGCATCTGATCTTCGTCATCTTCTGGATGGCGGGCATGTTCATGTTGCCGCGCTTTTTCGTATATCATCATGGAGTCGCGCCCGGATCGGCGGAGGACGGCCTGTGGATTGAACGCGAGCGCCGCCTGCTGCGCATCATCATCAACCCGGCGATGGCCGCCACATGGATATTGGGGCTGATGCTGGCGTTCAACTATGGCTGGAGCGAGGGCTGGCTGCACGCCAAGCTGTTCCTGGTGCTGCTGCTGAGCGGTTATCACGGCTGGCTGTCGGGCCTCAGAAGATCCTTCGCCCGGGGTGAGCGGCGGATCGGCGAAAAGGCACTGCGCCTGGCCAATGAAGTGCCCGGCGTCGCGATCATCGCCATTGTCATTCTGGTCGTCGTGCGGCCCTTCTAGGGTTGAGACTCAATCAGAGCCAGAAAGCCACAGCGGCAGCGAGGCTTACGGCTGAGAGGAAGTTTCGTGCAAGCTTGTCGTAGCGAGTAGCGATCCGGCGGAAATCCTTGAGGCGGCAGAACATAGCCTCGACCCGCCAGCGATCTTTGTAGCGGCGTTTGTCATATTGGATCGGGCGCTTGCGGTTGCGGCGGCCGGGGATCACCGGGGTCGTGTCCTGTTCGCGCAGGATGGTCCTAATGCGATTGGCGTCGTAGCCGCGGTCGGCGATCACCCGCTTCATTCCCGCTGTTTCGTTGATGAGCAGGTCGGCGCCCTTCACGTCCGATGTGTTGCCGGGCGTCAGGACGAGACGAAGCGGCCGTCCGAGGACGTCGACAAGGGCGTGGATCTTTGTTGTCCGGCCGCCACGCGAGATCCCAATGGCATTGGCTCGCGCCCCCCCTTTGCCCCACCGGCGCTACGGTGAGCCTTGATGTAGCTGCTATCGATCTGCCCGGTCTCGGCGATCCAGCCTTCTTCGGTCAGTGCAGCCAGGATGCGTGTCCAGATGCCCCGCCGGCTCCACCTGTTCCATCGGTTGTAGACCGTCGTCGCCGGCCCGTATTCGGCGGGGCAATCTGCCCAGCGACCGCCGCACTTGAGCATGTGAACGATGCCGGAGATCACCCGCCGGTCATCAACACGTCGTGCTCCTGGCTGGTTCTTGGGCAAGTGGAGCTCGATTGCTGTCCACGCTTCATCCGATAGCCAGAACAACGAACGCGACATCCCCAAGGCCTCCTCTTCAGCGAAAACGCCTTGAATCAATGAGACCAACGATTTTCAAGAGGCTGATTGAGTTTGGACCCTAAGCCGCTTGACGGCCGTGGCCGCTGCGAGTAAGCGGCGAAATCAGTCGCCCGTCCGGGCCGTATCCCTTCCTGGCTAGTGTCGAATTCTCCACTCCCAAGCCGGACTCCTTCCTGTTTCATGGATTGATACATGCATCTTCACGATCTCAAGCGGAAACCGCCGGCCGAACTCGTCGCGATGGCCGAGGAACAGGGCGTTGAGGGCGCATCCACTCTGCGCAAGCAGGACCTGATGTTCTCTATCCTGAAGGCGATGGCCGAAGACGGCGAGCAGATCATGGGGTCCGGCACGATCGAGGTGCTGTCCGACGGTTTCGGCTTCCTGCGCAGCCCTGAGGCCAATTATCTGGCCGGTCCGGACGACATCTACGTAAGCCCCGCCCAGGTCCGCAAGTTCGGCCTGCGCACCGGCGACACGGTGGAAGGGGAAATCCGCGCGCCCAAGGACGGCGAGCGCTATTTCGCGCTGACCAGGCTGACCGCGATCAACTTCGACGATCCCGAACAGGTTCGCCACCGCGTCAACTTCGACAATCTGACGCCGCTCTATCCGGACGAGAAGCTGCGTCTGGACACGCTCGATCCGACCGTGAAGGACAAGTCCGCCCGCGTCATCGATATTGTCGCGCCGCAGGGCAAGGGCCAGCGCGCGCTGATCGTCGCGCCGCCGCGGGTCGGCAAGACCGTGCTGCTCCAGAACATCGCCAAGGCGATCACCGACAATCACCCCGAGGTCTTTCTGATCGTGCTGCTGATCGACGAGCGACCGGAGGAAGTGACCGACATGCAGCGCTCGGTGAAGGGCGAGGTGATCAGCTCCACCTTCGACGAGCCGGCAAGCCGCCATGTGCAGGTGGCCGAGATGGTGATCGAAAAGGCCAAGCGCCTGGTCGAGCACAAGAAGGACGTGGTGATCCTGCTGGATTCGATCACGCGCCTCGGCCGCGCCTACAACACCGTCGTTCCGTCTTCGGGCAAGGTTCTGACCGGCGGCGTCGACGCCAACGCCCTTCAGCGGCCCAAGCGCTTCTTCGG contains the following coding sequences:
- a CDS encoding Maf family protein encodes the protein MLVLASGSAARTALLTAAGVAHDVMVAQVDEDSAKQAFKERGLQPRDIADGLAELKAVKVSQRRPEALVLGADQILAAEDGGLLDKPGSREEAADQLRSLRGKDHVLISSAVIALGGQPIWRAVDEARLTVRNFSDSFLKAYLDHEWPAISGCVGGYRLEAMGAQLFSRIRGDHFTILGLPLLPVLDFLRVRGELTS
- a CDS encoding shikimate dehydrogenase family protein produces the protein MKAYAEVIGDPVAHSRSPFIHNFWLGELGIDAEYRTCRVEAGKVGAYLSERRADPSWRGCNITIPHKETAYRLIVTEGAGGLGPGEGDFGAINTIAHDPLTGAMTGFNTDVEGVTGPLARSLARREAAQRRALRIAIVGAGGAARAALWGLSRLCPGAAFTVLARRDEQARALLEAMGIPGTVKSIADASLEGMDVLLNASPLGMTGKPPLALSPAAMNRNAIIFDMVYAPLETPLLRQSRSLGFEAVDGLQMLVAQAAGAFQKFFGVPVPQPLVDEVHQRLARQ
- the coaE gene encoding dephospho-CoA kinase (Dephospho-CoA kinase (CoaE) performs the final step in coenzyme A biosynthesis.), translating into MIVIGLTGSIGMGKSTVANMFRRLGVPVFDADAEVHRLQGPGGELVARIEAAFPGTTGPGGVDRQALGKWVLGNDVELKRLEALVHPAVYRARQMFLRRHRFRPLVVVDVPLLFETGGEGGVDLVAVVSAPPHVQRARVLARPNMPPEKFAAILAKQMPDAEKRRRADVVIPTGGGKARTFAEVKALVRALSG
- the dnaQ gene encoding DNA polymerase III subunit epsilon, with translation MLIDATRTPAREIVFDTETTGIDPGSGHRLVEIGLVEMVGRVETGRVWHAYFNPERSMPPEAQAIHGLSAQFLSDKPLFSELVDQILEFIGDSILVAHNAQFDMGFLDHELGRCGRAVLGNARAVDTLALARSRHPGSKHSLDALCTRYGIDRTHRIKHGALLDAQLLAQVYIELTGGRQIGLDLTQASCAQPEVAAQARSGPIIVQRPVRPARLHAADPLELERHAAFVARLTDPLWQEA
- a CDS encoding PTS sugar transporter subunit IIA, producing MTTLLHDLLGPQSIATDLMSRNKKQLFRDLAERFAPIAGCNAETIVEVLAERERLGSTGFGGGVAIPHGKLEALDSVRAFLAVLPAPVDYGAIDDMPVDIVVLLLSPRDAGTDHLKALARVSRALRDREFLAKLRGAGSPDAIYALISTYQARDAA
- a CDS encoding cell wall hydrolase, whose protein sequence is MFVGLRAAFVALAGMALVAASNALPGETVAIAVPAAPQPDQSYAFKLDGSQPMPTQAVDAQLAYDFSSQLDEEFEQPNDFSGASLKELVAATPVSTDLDSELRCLATAVYFESKGEPLEGQLAVAQVILNRMESRRFADTICGVVHQPRQFSYSKTAAVRTQSKNWRTAVAIASIAREERWQEIAPDALFFHANYVAPSWRQSRVKVSQVGAHIFYR
- the hpf gene encoding ribosome hibernation-promoting factor, HPF/YfiA family — encoded protein: MDIRVSGHQVEVGAAFKSHVQGRLNGLAEKYFSRAISAQVTLAKGPHDAGFVCDIVAHVMQGVVLKGSGSGQEANLAFDRAAERVDKQLRRYTRRLKDRKTSGANGHVVDDLDAAYTVFKADEEEPSADNPLVVAETRVDIPEASVSDAVMMLDLRNTTALLFRNSGTGSFNMVYRREDGNIGWVEPQRVPAG
- a CDS encoding PilZ domain-containing protein, which encodes MPRKRSVRLLERRETPRRSVLYPAYLLFMRRRFRCRLVEIGTSGICLTGAPVLKPGTPVMVETMLLGRRAGVVAHRTGNRLGVALFGPPIKLESGEKARSVDEPEQGNSDHAV
- a CDS encoding patatin-like phospholipase family protein, giving the protein MTIALALGGGAALGWAHIGVLRALHRHGVPIGAVAGTSIGALAAVCQAADRLDVLEDIARSARLRTVLRYLDPHFRRGAMLGGRTIARQLDRHLGHASFEQLALPCAVVAADLVTGDAVVLNTGNVAEAVRASMALPGIFHPVIRDGRVLVDGGVIMPVPVEAVRSLAPRLPVVAINLQNDYARRALAVGLRMDPKPALTSLSVLRSATGLMLSRLARQSLALHPPELELPLQVGHIDVRHFTRANELIEIGSHAIDEAMPAIRALSEASD
- a CDS encoding DUF1491 family protein produces the protein MTDARLTTAIRVSALIRRVNSEGGHATVLSKGDATGGAILLILCERGRNQRFFERTLDQNGAYRWGRTGGDPGEDHGAVASFIERRRRIDPDLWVVELDVAHPERFIDEPFMKD
- a CDS encoding PaaI family thioesterase, coding for MPSDAGAQAHHRALESLYAAAPVNELFQSRLRIPESGCSVIDFEVEEGLYHAAGAAHGTIYFKMLDDAAFYAANSMITDMFLLTTAFNLLLTRPMKAGKARAEGRWISGRRRVLVADAHIVDASGEEVARGTGTFMRSRISLSSLPGYGAAG
- a CDS encoding MmcB family DNA repair protein produces the protein MNAAHRQDLSDAPLVAGDVARGVCRLLFHQDLMSMCEVPLGNGRRADVVALGPDGGVTLVEIKVSIADLRGDLKWPEYLDYCDRYFWAVPAGFRIDDLEQDCFLPARTGIIVADRYGAAIIREAAVNPLNASRRKTEQLRFARHAARRLLGVRDPGFEGLL